The following proteins are co-located in the Micromonospora viridifaciens genome:
- a CDS encoding VOC family protein, which produces MKPIMNTLDIVVADISASIAFYRHLGLDFQVDPAYAEHAGCDLPNGLHIMLDEEKFTAMARPGWNRAAGSPPNFLAFQFDTPADVDAKYAELIGAGYSGSREPWDAFWGHRYATVLDSDGNGIDLYCPCRATAEKADDVKYVLMFVDTEQFAADLAAMDEAERERAYGRVRQWFADNADKIKGHTYLMPPHTATTVRMDEGEPVITDGPFVEGKEVISGFAEIDVADLDEALRLVKSWPACPLVEIRPMAG; this is translated from the coding sequence ATGAAACCGATCATGAACACCCTGGACATCGTCGTGGCAGACATCTCCGCGTCGATCGCGTTCTACCGCCACCTGGGCCTGGACTTCCAGGTCGACCCGGCCTACGCGGAGCACGCCGGATGCGACCTGCCCAACGGCCTGCACATCATGCTCGACGAGGAGAAGTTCACCGCCATGGCCCGTCCAGGCTGGAACCGGGCCGCGGGCAGCCCGCCCAATTTCCTGGCATTCCAGTTCGACACCCCGGCCGACGTCGACGCCAAGTACGCCGAACTCATCGGCGCCGGATACAGCGGCTCCCGCGAGCCGTGGGACGCTTTCTGGGGCCACCGCTACGCCACGGTGCTCGACTCCGACGGCAATGGAATCGACCTGTACTGCCCCTGCCGGGCCACAGCTGAGAAGGCGGATGACGTGAAGTACGTGCTGATGTTCGTCGACACCGAGCAGTTCGCCGCCGACCTGGCCGCCATGGACGAGGCCGAGCGCGAACGGGCCTACGGACGCGTACGGCAATGGTTTGCCGACAACGCCGACAAGATCAAAGGCCACACCTATCTGATGCCGCCGCACACCGCCACCACGGTCCGAATGGACGAAGGTGAGCCGGTGATCACCGACGGCCCGTTCGTAGAGGGCAAGGAGGTCATCTCCGGGTTCGCCGAGATCGACGTCGCCGACCTGGACGAGGCGCTGCGCCTGGTCAAGTCCTGGCCGGCATGCCCGCTGGTCGAGATCCGACCCATGGCCGGGTGA
- the abc-f gene encoding ribosomal protection-like ABC-F family protein — MSDACIVCSNLSFSWPDDTPVFQDLSFSVGSGRTGLVAPNGTGKSTLLKLIAGELRPNTGSVTVAGTLGYLPQSLPLACDLTVAEVLGVAAIIQAIDAVESGDVDEKHFTTIGDDWDIEERTRAQLDRLGLADLTLDRSLSTLSGGQVISLGLAAQLLKQPDVLLLDEPTNNLDLDARHKLYDVLEDFNGCLLLVSHDRALLDRMERIAELDDSELRFYGGNFTEYEAAVQAEQEVAEKNVRNAEQELKREKREMQQARERAERRQSNAARNLKSAGLPRIFAGTMKRGAQESAGRAGQMHAGRVSEAKARLDEAGRALREEQRITLELPGTKVPAGRNLVLGEQLRVRLGDKEVFAGQGVDLTVRGPERIALTGPNGAGKSTLLRLLNGDLTPDSGEIKRADGRIAYLSQRLDLLDPDRTVAENFADYAPDRPEAERMNLLARFLFRGPRAHLPVRVLSGGERLRATLACVLCAEPAPHLLLLDEPTNNLDLVSAGQLESALNSYQGAFVVVSHDERFLHEIGVNRWLRLADGVLTETGAPEV; from the coding sequence ATGTCCGATGCCTGCATCGTCTGCTCGAACCTGTCCTTCTCCTGGCCCGACGACACTCCCGTCTTCCAGGACCTGTCCTTCTCCGTCGGCTCCGGCCGCACCGGCCTCGTCGCGCCGAACGGCACCGGCAAGAGCACGCTGCTCAAGCTCATCGCCGGTGAACTGCGGCCCAACACCGGGTCGGTCACCGTGGCCGGCACCCTCGGCTACCTCCCGCAGAGCCTCCCCCTGGCCTGCGACCTCACGGTCGCCGAGGTGCTCGGCGTCGCCGCGATCATCCAGGCCATCGACGCCGTGGAGTCCGGGGACGTCGACGAGAAACACTTCACCACCATCGGCGACGACTGGGACATCGAGGAACGCACCCGCGCCCAGCTCGACCGCCTCGGCCTGGCCGATCTCACCCTGGATCGCAGCCTGAGCACCCTCAGCGGCGGCCAGGTCATCTCCCTCGGTCTCGCCGCCCAGTTGCTAAAGCAGCCCGACGTGCTGCTGCTCGACGAGCCCACCAACAACCTCGACCTCGACGCCCGGCACAAGCTCTACGACGTGCTGGAGGACTTCAACGGCTGCCTGCTCCTGGTCAGCCACGACCGCGCCCTGCTCGACCGGATGGAACGCATCGCCGAACTCGACGACAGCGAACTGCGCTTCTACGGCGGCAACTTCACCGAGTACGAGGCGGCCGTGCAGGCCGAGCAGGAAGTCGCCGAGAAGAACGTCCGCAACGCCGAGCAGGAACTGAAGCGGGAGAAGCGGGAGATGCAGCAGGCCCGCGAGCGCGCCGAACGCCGGCAGAGCAACGCCGCCCGCAACCTGAAGAGCGCCGGTCTGCCCCGTATCTTCGCCGGCACCATGAAGCGGGGCGCGCAGGAGTCCGCGGGCCGGGCGGGCCAGATGCACGCCGGCCGGGTCAGCGAGGCGAAGGCCCGACTGGACGAGGCCGGGCGGGCGCTGCGCGAGGAGCAGCGCATCACGCTGGAACTGCCGGGCACCAAGGTGCCCGCCGGACGCAACCTGGTCCTCGGCGAGCAGCTCCGCGTCCGCCTCGGCGACAAGGAGGTGTTCGCCGGCCAGGGCGTCGACCTGACCGTGCGGGGCCCGGAGCGCATCGCGCTGACCGGCCCCAACGGCGCCGGCAAGAGCACGCTGCTGCGTCTGCTCAACGGCGACCTGACCCCGGACAGCGGCGAGATCAAGCGGGCCGACGGCCGCATCGCCTACCTCTCGCAGCGCCTCGACCTGCTGGACCCGGACCGTACGGTCGCCGAGAATTTCGCCGACTACGCCCCGGACCGGCCGGAGGCCGAGCGGATGAACCTGCTCGCCCGCTTCCTCTTCCGGGGGCCTCGCGCCCATCTGCCCGTCAGAGTGCTCTCCGGAGGCGAGCGGCTGCGCGCCACCCTGGCCTGTGTGCTGTGCGCGGAACCAGCCCCGCACCTCCTGCTGCTCGACGAGCCCACGAACAACCTCGACCTGGTCAGCGCGGGCCAGCTGGAGAGCGCCCTGAACTCCTACCAGGGGGCCTTCGTGGTGGTCAGCCACGACGAGCGGTTCCTGCACGAGATCGGCGTGAACCGGTGGCTGCGGCTGGCCGACGGCGTGCTGACGGAGACGGGAGCCCCTGAGGTGTGA
- a CDS encoding heavy metal translocating P-type ATPase, which yields MTATTASPHQTTTVPVPAPRRLAARAWALTEVRWAALATGLFAAGGVAQLLGAPAPVWWALYLACYAAGGWEPALAGLQALRERTLDVDLLMIVAALGAAGIGQVFDGALLIVIFATSGALEAFATARTADSVRALLDVAPEQAVRLDDRGGETVVNTVDLRVGDLVRVRPGERIGADAVVVEGASEVDQATITGEPLPVAKSAGDEVFAGTLNGTGAMVLRVHRAAGESVIARIVALVEQASATKARTQLFIEKVEQRYSIAVVVATLALFVVPLAFGADLRSTLLRAMTFMIVASPCAVVLATMPPLLSAIALAGRHGVLVKSAVVMEQLADTDVVAFDKTGTLTEGHPRVVDIHPIGDVHTVDVLRLAAGAEHASEHPVGTAVLAAARDRGLPIPAASDFTSVPGRGVRAVVDGRRVAVGAPALLDELTPTAGDTAVAQARTVAADAHAAGRTAVVVLVDGTPAGVLALADRIRADAPATVTALARLTGARSILLTGDNPGAARHLAAEAGITAVHASLLPQDKVDRVRAVQADGRRVLLVGDGVNDAPALAAANLGVAMGRGGSDLALHSADAVLVRDDLPTLPAAIALSRRARRLVKANLIIAGTFITVLVAWDLFGHLPLPLGVAGHEGSTVIVGLNGLRLLASSAWRRAQAEGAP from the coding sequence GTGACCGCGACCACGGCTTCACCCCACCAGACCACCACCGTGCCGGTGCCGGCACCCCGGCGGTTGGCTGCCCGGGCATGGGCACTGACCGAGGTGCGTTGGGCGGCTCTGGCCACCGGGCTGTTCGCCGCCGGCGGGGTGGCTCAGCTGCTGGGCGCGCCGGCGCCGGTGTGGTGGGCGTTGTATCTGGCCTGCTACGCCGCTGGCGGCTGGGAGCCGGCTCTGGCGGGGCTGCAGGCGCTGCGCGAGCGGACCCTGGACGTCGACCTGCTGATGATCGTGGCCGCACTCGGCGCGGCGGGGATCGGGCAGGTGTTCGACGGGGCACTGCTGATCGTCATCTTCGCCACCTCCGGCGCGTTGGAGGCATTCGCGACCGCCCGCACCGCGGACTCGGTCCGGGCGTTGCTGGATGTGGCCCCGGAGCAGGCGGTGCGCCTGGACGACCGTGGCGGGGAGACGGTGGTGAACACCGTCGATCTGAGGGTCGGTGACCTGGTGCGGGTGCGGCCCGGTGAGCGGATCGGCGCTGACGCGGTCGTCGTCGAGGGTGCCAGCGAGGTGGATCAGGCCACCATCACCGGCGAACCACTGCCAGTGGCCAAGTCGGCCGGTGACGAGGTGTTCGCCGGCACCCTCAACGGCACCGGTGCCATGGTGCTCCGAGTGCACCGCGCAGCGGGCGAATCAGTGATCGCCCGCATCGTCGCCCTCGTGGAGCAGGCGTCGGCGACCAAGGCCCGCACGCAGTTGTTCATCGAAAAGGTCGAGCAGCGGTACTCGATCGCGGTGGTCGTCGCCACCCTGGCACTGTTCGTCGTCCCCCTGGCCTTCGGCGCCGACCTGCGGTCGACGTTGTTGCGGGCGATGACGTTCATGATCGTGGCATCGCCGTGCGCGGTGGTCCTCGCGACGATGCCGCCGCTGCTGTCCGCGATCGCCCTCGCCGGCCGCCACGGGGTGCTGGTCAAGTCCGCCGTGGTCATGGAGCAACTCGCCGACACCGATGTGGTGGCGTTCGACAAGACCGGCACCCTCACCGAAGGCCACCCCCGCGTCGTCGACATCCATCCCATCGGCGACGTGCACACGGTAGACGTGCTGCGGCTGGCAGCCGGGGCGGAACACGCCAGCGAACACCCGGTCGGCACCGCTGTCCTCGCGGCCGCTCGGGACCGTGGGCTGCCGATCCCGGCAGCGAGTGACTTCACCTCCGTACCCGGACGGGGCGTGCGGGCCGTGGTCGACGGCCGCCGCGTGGCGGTGGGCGCGCCCGCGCTGCTCGACGAACTCACGCCCACCGCCGGTGACACGGCCGTGGCCCAGGCCCGGACCGTGGCCGCTGACGCACATGCCGCCGGGCGGACGGCCGTGGTGGTACTCGTCGACGGGACGCCCGCCGGGGTGCTCGCCCTCGCCGACCGCATCCGCGCCGACGCCCCCGCCACCGTCACCGCCCTGGCCCGCCTCACCGGCGCCAGGTCGATCCTGCTCACCGGCGACAACCCCGGCGCCGCCCGGCACCTCGCGGCAGAAGCCGGGATCACCGCCGTGCACGCCAGCCTGCTGCCGCAGGACAAGGTCGACCGGGTACGCGCCGTACAGGCCGACGGCCGTCGGGTATTGCTGGTCGGCGACGGCGTCAACGACGCCCCCGCCCTCGCCGCCGCGAACCTCGGCGTCGCCATGGGCCGCGGCGGCTCCGACCTCGCCCTGCACAGCGCCGACGCCGTTCTCGTCCGCGACGACCTGCCCACCCTGCCCGCGGCCATCGCCCTGTCCCGACGCGCCCGCCGCCTCGTCAAGGCGAACCTGATCATCGCCGGCACCTTCATCACCGTGCTGGTCGCCTGGGACCTGTTCGGCCACCTCCCCCTCCCCCTGGGTGTGGCCGGACACGAGGGATCCACCGTCATCGTCGGCCTCAACGGCCTACGCCTGCTCGCCTCCTCCGCCTGGCGGCGCGCCCAGGCCGAAGGGGCGCCATGA
- a CDS encoding aminotransferase class I/II-fold pyridoxal phosphate-dependent enzyme yields the protein MTTPAPLDGRASIQLIQSRLTLRSANALARAILDLIAAEELPAQSQLPTVRDLAAGLGMSRSAVAQAWKALSSRHVIETRRRGGTFVLGPPQPPRARRYDSMVRTSSTMPIDLGNLRTDDLPPPDLAPALAYALGNRDLHNTFAGPITPELAAAAASYWPFDTNHFLATHGIIDAIELALASVVRPGDRVIIESPSQARVLDILESVGATAIPIEYRPDGPDLDQLRVAMISKPSAMIYQPNGNVPSGRAVDDAWIEAAATLLRDEAFPVFELSQTALMRPVQRSLAGRLPDRVVHMQAYNFFFGADLRVAVVGGAPEYIDMMWLRLTYSSRWVSRLLQFALAFQLTDDVAIRHTKDFVTECKRRHSEFCQALTRCGFDLEPTAGPHIWLPVPDEHSVCTRLSRDGIVVHPGSFFQAGPAVQHHVHINGAALILGIDKMAQTIAEACQMRVTGGAAANTLPTRPS from the coding sequence GTGACGACACCAGCACCGCTGGACGGCCGGGCGTCCATCCAGCTCATCCAGTCGCGGCTGACCCTGCGTTCGGCCAACGCGCTCGCCCGGGCGATTCTCGACCTGATCGCCGCGGAGGAACTGCCAGCCCAATCCCAGTTACCCACCGTGAGGGATCTCGCGGCCGGGCTGGGAATGAGCAGGTCGGCGGTCGCGCAAGCCTGGAAGGCGCTCAGCTCCCGCCACGTCATCGAAACCCGACGTCGCGGCGGCACCTTCGTCCTGGGGCCGCCGCAGCCTCCTCGCGCCAGGCGATACGACAGCATGGTCCGGACCTCGTCAACCATGCCGATCGACCTGGGGAACCTGCGCACAGACGACCTGCCGCCTCCGGATCTGGCACCGGCCCTTGCCTATGCACTCGGCAACCGCGACCTGCACAACACCTTTGCCGGCCCGATCACACCCGAGTTGGCGGCAGCCGCCGCGTCATATTGGCCGTTTGACACCAATCACTTCCTCGCCACCCATGGCATCATCGATGCCATCGAACTCGCTCTTGCCTCCGTGGTCCGGCCAGGCGATCGAGTGATCATCGAGTCGCCCAGCCAGGCACGTGTCCTCGACATCCTGGAATCCGTCGGCGCCACCGCCATCCCGATCGAATATCGACCCGATGGCCCGGACCTGGATCAGCTACGGGTGGCGATGATCAGCAAGCCGAGCGCGATGATCTACCAGCCCAACGGCAACGTGCCATCCGGGCGGGCGGTGGACGACGCCTGGATCGAGGCGGCGGCAACGCTGCTTCGGGACGAGGCATTTCCCGTGTTCGAACTGTCGCAAACCGCCCTCATGCGTCCCGTGCAGCGGTCCCTGGCGGGCCGGCTGCCAGACCGGGTCGTTCACATGCAGGCCTACAACTTCTTTTTCGGGGCCGACCTGCGGGTCGCGGTGGTGGGCGGAGCGCCCGAGTACATCGACATGATGTGGTTACGACTCACCTACTCCTCGCGCTGGGTCAGTCGGCTCCTGCAGTTCGCGTTGGCTTTCCAGTTGACCGATGACGTGGCGATCCGACACACGAAAGACTTTGTCACGGAGTGCAAGCGGAGGCATTCCGAATTCTGCCAGGCCCTGACCAGGTGCGGATTCGACCTCGAACCGACCGCGGGACCCCACATCTGGCTGCCGGTCCCCGATGAGCATTCCGTCTGCACCCGGCTCAGCCGGGACGGCATCGTTGTTCATCCCGGCAGCTTCTTCCAGGCCGGCCCTGCCGTGCAGCACCATGTACACATCAACGGCGCTGCCCTGATCCTCGGCATCGACAAGATGGCCCAGACGATTGCCGAGGCCTGCCAGATGCGCGTCACCGGCGGCGCCGCGGCGAATACCCTGCCGACGCGGCCGAGCTGA
- a CDS encoding ABC transporter family substrate-binding protein translates to MALAALAGTAGCSKIDDSAKTSTSSSEVADGGTLTLAASSPIVDWNPLSAAGDTTGQRQQQWPFYPHPFLTNPDTSVVLNTALLESAAVVSASPMKVEYKIQQKAVWSDGTPITGKDFEYTQAVQDPKKCAECKAAFTDGYSLITSVETTNDGKTVTMTYSKPFSAWQALFNYILPAHVATSYGDLATSFNEGFSKNAPKVSGGPYVIKDYQDGVSMTTVKNPKWYGTPAHLDTITTRYISSQGAQITALQNGEVDLVYQNPTLDTVNQVKAMSGMTVLLGSTLTYFHLGMKTTGDVMSDAALRKAIATALDLDDMRKRTVGQYAPDLATMKSSAYVPGQKVGGIDAYRDNADELNIGKGDHKAALGILQQAGYRVTDGKLILPDGKPLRDLKMLTLSTDVIRMELAQIVQAQLKQLGITVVIDPADGSRYSPALRSGSFDIMATGTALDLGALSLQQWYGTGAARSFGYSSAEADRLFAAAESELDPAKQVELMNQLDRVLLADGVVLPLFASPQMAVYPDKFANIFINPSKYGTTMNVEQWGLRK, encoded by the coding sequence GTGGCGCTCGCCGCCCTAGCCGGTACCGCGGGCTGCAGCAAGATCGATGACAGCGCAAAGACCTCGACCTCATCCAGCGAGGTGGCCGACGGTGGGACGTTGACGCTCGCCGCCTCCAGCCCGATCGTGGACTGGAACCCGCTCTCCGCGGCCGGCGACACCACCGGCCAGCGTCAGCAGCAGTGGCCGTTCTATCCACATCCGTTCCTGACCAACCCCGACACCAGCGTGGTGCTCAACACGGCGCTGCTGGAGTCCGCCGCGGTCGTCAGTGCCAGCCCGATGAAGGTCGAGTACAAGATCCAGCAGAAGGCCGTGTGGTCGGACGGGACCCCGATCACCGGCAAGGACTTCGAGTACACGCAGGCGGTGCAGGACCCGAAGAAGTGCGCCGAGTGCAAGGCCGCCTTCACCGACGGCTACTCACTGATCACGTCCGTCGAGACCACCAATGACGGCAAGACGGTGACGATGACCTACTCGAAGCCGTTCTCGGCATGGCAGGCCCTGTTCAACTACATCCTGCCGGCGCACGTCGCGACGTCCTACGGGGATCTGGCGACCTCGTTCAACGAAGGTTTCAGCAAGAACGCGCCGAAGGTCTCCGGCGGCCCGTACGTCATCAAGGACTACCAGGACGGCGTCTCGATGACGACTGTCAAAAACCCCAAGTGGTACGGCACGCCAGCGCACCTGGACACCATCACCACCCGCTACATCTCCAGTCAGGGCGCGCAGATCACCGCCCTGCAGAACGGCGAGGTCGACCTCGTCTACCAGAACCCGACGCTGGACACGGTCAACCAGGTGAAGGCCATGAGCGGCATGACCGTTCTGCTCGGCTCGACGCTCACCTACTTCCACCTCGGCATGAAGACCACCGGCGACGTGATGAGCGACGCGGCGCTGCGTAAGGCGATCGCCACCGCGCTCGATCTTGACGACATGCGCAAGCGCACGGTCGGCCAGTATGCGCCGGACCTGGCGACCATGAAGAGCAGCGCCTACGTTCCCGGCCAGAAGGTGGGGGGCATCGACGCCTACCGGGACAACGCCGACGAGCTCAACATCGGCAAGGGTGACCACAAGGCGGCGCTCGGAATCCTCCAGCAGGCCGGATACCGCGTGACCGACGGCAAGCTGATTCTCCCCGACGGGAAGCCGCTGCGTGACCTGAAGATGCTGACGCTGTCGACCGACGTGATCCGCATGGAACTCGCGCAGATCGTCCAGGCTCAGCTCAAGCAACTGGGCATCACGGTCGTCATCGATCCGGCCGACGGCTCGCGCTACTCCCCGGCCCTGCGTTCGGGCAGCTTCGACATCATGGCCACCGGAACGGCGCTGGACCTTGGTGCGCTGTCGCTGCAGCAGTGGTACGGCACCGGGGCGGCCCGTTCGTTCGGCTACTCGTCCGCCGAGGCGGACCGGTTGTTCGCGGCGGCGGAGAGCGAACTCGACCCGGCCAAGCAGGTCGAGCTGATGAACCAACTGGACCGGGTGCTCCTCGCCGACGGTGTGGTGCTGCCGCTGTTCGCCAGCCCGCAGATGGCCGTCTACCCCGACAAGTTCGCCAACATCTTCATCAATCCGAGCAAATACGGCACCACGATGAACGTCGAGCAGTGGGGCCTGCGCAAGTAG
- a CDS encoding RNA polymerase sigma factor, with the protein MSAGAEAELARVVRDHAGRLAASLVSLIGDFSAAEDLVADAVEAALQHWPVEDIPANPEGWLYTVARRRGLDVLRRNARYRDKLVSAAWPPPSEPDDRLRLIFTCCHPALPRTAQIALTLRVVCGLTTAQIARAFLIPESTVAQRITRAKRKIADASIPYRIPDADELGARLAEVLAVIYLLFNEAYLPTTGDHAQSRDLADDAEFLAAMLAALMPTEPEALGILALIRLHRARAAARFTTTGEIIQLPDQDRSRWDHQVIADATRLIARAAAFRKPGPYQLQAAIVAVHAEAPRWADTDWEQILLLHTMLDGLAPSPVTKLHRAVALRYVSGPQAALAVVDDLAEVLSGYHLWHATRAELLRDLGRLDEARVADTRALQLTHNPAEQSLLRQRISWA; encoded by the coding sequence GTGAGTGCCGGGGCTGAGGCGGAGCTGGCCCGCGTGGTGCGTGACCACGCGGGTCGGCTCGCCGCATCCCTCGTGTCCTTGATCGGGGACTTCTCCGCCGCCGAGGACCTGGTGGCCGACGCGGTCGAGGCAGCCCTCCAGCACTGGCCGGTCGAGGACATCCCCGCCAACCCGGAGGGCTGGCTCTACACCGTGGCACGCCGGCGCGGCCTGGATGTGCTGCGCCGCAACGCGCGCTACCGGGACAAGCTCGTATCGGCGGCCTGGCCGCCGCCATCAGAGCCGGACGACCGACTACGGCTGATCTTCACCTGCTGCCACCCGGCGCTGCCGCGCACCGCGCAGATCGCTCTCACCCTGCGCGTGGTGTGCGGCCTGACCACCGCCCAGATCGCCAGGGCGTTCCTGATCCCGGAGAGCACGGTGGCGCAGCGGATCACCCGCGCCAAACGGAAGATCGCCGACGCGAGCATCCCCTACCGGATTCCGGACGCCGACGAGCTCGGTGCCCGACTGGCCGAGGTGCTGGCCGTGATCTATCTGCTGTTCAACGAGGCATACCTGCCCACCACCGGCGACCATGCGCAGTCGCGGGACCTGGCCGACGACGCCGAGTTCCTCGCTGCGATGCTCGCAGCTCTGATGCCCACTGAACCGGAGGCCCTCGGCATCCTGGCCCTGATCCGGCTGCACCGGGCCCGCGCCGCGGCCCGCTTCACCACCACCGGAGAAATCATCCAACTCCCGGACCAGGACCGCAGCCGGTGGGACCACCAGGTGATCGCCGACGCGACACGGCTGATCGCCAGAGCCGCAGCGTTCAGAAAACCTGGCCCGTACCAGCTGCAGGCCGCGATCGTGGCCGTGCACGCCGAGGCACCCCGGTGGGCCGACACCGACTGGGAACAGATCCTGCTGCTGCACACCATGCTCGACGGGCTGGCGCCATCACCGGTCACCAAGCTGCACCGGGCGGTCGCGCTGCGGTACGTGTCCGGGCCACAGGCGGCACTGGCCGTGGTCGACGACCTCGCCGAGGTGCTGTCCGGCTACCACCTGTGGCACGCCACAAGAGCCGAGTTGCTGCGAGACCTCGGCCGCCTCGACGAGGCGCGGGTAGCGGACACCCGGGCGCTGCAGCTGACGCACAACCCTGCCGAGCAGTCGCTGCTGCGGCAGCGGATCAGCTGGGCGTGA
- a CDS encoding dihydrofolate reductase family protein, with protein MGLIHIELFATLDLVGQSPGNPDEDPVGFPFGGWQAPLLDEVAGAQIGAAYEGTDALLLGRRTYDIFAAYWPYRKGGEDNEIATLFNSIPKYVASRGRPDLSWAGSTQLGPDLAGAVREIRDRHKHVKVVGSLNLVQTLLREKLFDRLDLWVHPIVLGVGKKVFDGGAVPTNVALLEPPVAGPKGTVYLRYGLADGTPRTGDMSAPDRGAGRDD; from the coding sequence ATGGGCCTCATCCACATCGAGCTGTTCGCAACCCTCGACCTCGTCGGGCAGTCTCCCGGCAATCCCGACGAGGACCCGGTGGGGTTCCCGTTCGGCGGATGGCAGGCGCCCCTGCTGGACGAGGTCGCCGGGGCGCAGATCGGTGCCGCGTACGAGGGCACGGACGCCCTCCTGCTCGGCCGGCGGACATATGACATCTTCGCCGCCTACTGGCCGTACCGGAAGGGCGGCGAGGACAACGAGATCGCCACACTTTTCAACAGCATCCCGAAGTACGTGGCCTCCCGCGGCAGGCCCGACCTCTCGTGGGCCGGGTCCACGCAGCTCGGCCCGGATCTGGCCGGCGCGGTGCGCGAGATCCGTGACCGGCACAAGCACGTGAAGGTCGTCGGGAGCCTGAACCTGGTGCAGACCCTCCTGCGCGAGAAGCTCTTCGACCGTCTCGACCTCTGGGTGCACCCGATCGTGCTCGGCGTCGGGAAGAAGGTGTTCGACGGTGGCGCGGTGCCCACGAACGTCGCACTCCTCGAACCGCCGGTAGCCGGTCCGAAGGGCACCGTGTACCTGCGCTACGGGCTCGCCGATGGCACGCCCAGGACGGGGGACATGAGCGCACCCGATCGCGGTGCCGGGCGCGACGACTGA
- a CDS encoding ArsR/SmtB family transcription factor: MRSIGYHDDVHTSLPDFQMPHDEQVHLAAEGFRLLADPTRIKILWALLQGESSVACLAEIVGAAPTAVSQHLAKLRLAGLVRGRREGTFVHYSAADTHVRALLAEALFHADHTDRNLPDHSGPHSHAITP; encoded by the coding sequence ATGCGCAGCATCGGCTACCATGACGACGTGCACACCTCGCTGCCGGACTTCCAGATGCCCCACGATGAGCAGGTCCACCTCGCCGCCGAAGGCTTCCGGCTGCTCGCCGACCCCACCCGCATCAAAATCCTCTGGGCCCTGCTGCAGGGCGAGTCATCGGTCGCCTGCCTGGCCGAAATCGTCGGCGCCGCCCCCACCGCCGTCAGCCAACACCTCGCCAAACTCCGCCTGGCCGGCCTCGTCCGCGGCCGCCGCGAGGGCACCTTCGTGCACTACTCCGCCGCCGACACCCACGTCCGCGCCCTGCTCGCCGAGGCGCTCTTCCACGCCGACCACACCGACCGCAACCTGCCCGACCACAGCGGCCCGCACAGCCACGCCATCACCCCGTAA